CATCAAAAGGTATATTTTAGAGGTCCTAAGGATGCAAAAAATCCaggctagaaaaaaaaaaaaataagggggGTGCACATGGACCCCTCCTAGGGCCTCTACTACAGTGGATTGAATTATGAGTGCATAAATGGCATGTAAAGAcaaatgttttttgtcttcttctgtcCCCTCAGCTGTTTCACATCGACCCCAGGGATACCTGAGTCAACATGGATTTCCCCTGAGGTGGGCATACAGCAGAGCATGATGTGAGCcatgtgttgttttgtttagATTCACACCAAAGAAGTCAGACAAAACACATGTCCAGGAGGTCTGTGATGTGGCTCTGGTGAGAACAGGTTTGAACAAGGACTCGGGGAACCTGTTGACCCTCAGTTTGGATGCTGGTACTTTTAAAACAAATCATGATagctaaaaaagaaaattatagcTCCTTTCACCACCAATTTTTAGGTTCACCTTAAGGTTTAATTCTGCCTGCAGGAGCTCTCTTTTGTGAAGACTCAAACAGCAACCAGAAAATGAAATGTGTTGCAAAATGACCACTGTCCGTGTCACCAAGTTTTTGATTACATCCTTTTTAGCACTGACATTCATAGTCCTGCAAGTACAGCCTTCATCACACTGTGATTGCAGCACTGACAACCTTTTATTTCCTCCATCTGAAAAAAAGACAGCTGGAGCATCACACTTTCAAGGGCATCCAGATGAGATGGGAGACATCTTTTCCCCTGAATGACCTGTGTTGTTTTAGAAAACACTTTGGACTTGATTATTAGGAGGACACTAATGCAAAGACACAGCTGCATTCAGTGGAGACTCACTGATgaatacacatataaatatataaatccaTGTATATACAATATAACAGTAAACTGATTTTTAAATCTCTAAATATTCAGAAAGTTGATCAaagatgcaaaaaataaacaaatttactgttgtttttatttacagtgttgttGAAATAATTGTTCCAGATATAGCTTTTGAATTTTCAGTAGCTTTTAGTTATCTTAATGAGTGCATGAGTATTGACCGATTTAATGTAAGTGTTTGCTTTATACAGTCTTAGCTTGCTTTTTTAAATAACCTTagtgtctgttttatttcaaataaatgcaaatattttccctTGATAAAACATTTAATCTACATTCATTTTTGATAAATGTTTGGtaacacatatacatatttaaaGCAGATATAATGTGTTTATTGTTGTATGTATGCACTCATGAGCAGCAGTGGGATTCATAGTGAAACACAGATGTACTATTATAATGTATGTGACATAACATGAGGTTATATTGATTGCTGACAGATGCACCCTGAGTGATGTGGGTACTGATTTTTTTCCGTCTCCTCTTCATTCACCTGCTGCCTCCTCTTACATAACATGTTTTTGACAAATGGGAAAGGTGACAGAGACACATAATGAGAAACGCTTTCGCTTATAATACGTGCTTTATATATTAGAGCCACatataaatgacagaaaaatatacatatacatacagtatactgtatatacagtgaAAAACATTATGACATGTTTCGGAATGATTCTGTACAACAAGTCAAAGCAATTAACAACCCAAACAACATCATGTATTAACAGCATAAACAAAGTGCAGGTTTTGTTTAAAGTATACTTAACACTAAATATGTGATCTTTATCAATCTCTTACAGTGAATAACTAATGATGATATCTGAAATAAGCTCACTTTTTACTCACATTAGCTTTACTATAACTTTACAGTGAAAGTAATCGCAGCTGAGGACATTAAAACATGTCAGAGCGACTAAAATAAACAGTGCAAGGCAGCTGATATTCTGTACATGGCATTGTGCTAAATTAATAAGTGTACCATTTAAAAGTGTAGTACCTGATATGTGTGTGTAATGCACAGACATTCACAGAGCCCTTTTCTACCTTTCCATCAGTGTAGTATTTTACTTCCATGAGCTTGTGGAGGAACTAACATCTTTAAAAATACGCTCAAAACTGATAATAAAAGGGGGATTGTACAGTAAGAATCATACATTTCTCATAATGCAGTTCAATAGTGTCAGCTTTCAGTTATACCTTTATCATCTCCAAGCCTGAACTGAAATAATTGATGACATCAAGAGATggcaaaacacaaaacatagtAACATGCTAATGCTGAGCTGTTACAATTATCAGAATCTTCCTGTTTAAGGTAtgagcatgtttgtttgttttttgcagtgtcaTAACTTGCCTCGACAGtttatcatgaaaaaaatgtaatgattGATATACATCTCTTTTTTCTCTGACTTCAAACTAAATGAAATCAAGGATCAGGACGTCCATCAGCAAAAGAGGTGAGTTTAGAGACTATATCAGAGAAGAATCTCATCATACTGGGATGTGTCttttactagttttatttacGTATGTCAATcagtatgtatgagtgtgtgaaaAAGGTAGTAAAACCCATTCAGATCTACCATGAGAGATGACACAACTTAGGTCTGAAACCAGCTGCTACACACCTCCCAATGACAAAAAGATGTCATAAAGCTAATCTACAATGAAAAGATCTCATTCATTACAGTGCGTTTTATTTGGGAGACATATTTCCTGAAATGCTGAAAAATGCAGATTAGATGACATGCCTCTGTGACCCCTTACTGGACTATACACCTTAAATAAAAACTTGACTAAGAtgtattaaaaagcattaaacaaTGAGGATGCTGgggatgtctttttttttgtggttgttgttactTATATGGTCTGATCAGTAAAATTTTGAACTGAttaagacaataaataaatactgatgaCTTACGTTTTTGTAAATCATCCTGAGAAGGATAAACATGACATATTTTAATGATGTCAAAAATAGTCAACCTCTTAATAGCACCATTATGTTTCAGCCTCAGCAGACGATAAATGTCTGAGGATACTATCAAATCTGTTAAGTCCTGTTAAATCAGATTCATTGGTACAGGTGTGACCtcaaaaatttaaattaataatTGTACTACAAGGAATATGAGCCAAATGTTTGAGGTTTAGGTTCCTAAACAGCCCTTTTAAGCAGGAAAATTATGCATATACCCCCCATCCTTATCCATTAAGctccaaaaaataggaccaatggccctgtagcttaccggccaaatttaTAAAatagctttgggaaatgtatccagatgccatttattatcacccagttatgtgtatttattatattacagaaatagcccatgttttggtcatattccaatcagatctgtaaaaaattcaaattccaacttgatatcattgatactgatttattgtatcaattcacttcctatctcttataatgggaacatttttcaaagtcacaccaaatccagaatcagatccggatcgaaataatttcaataccttgtgttgacatcatcataaagaagctgtataccaagtttgaagtcaatcagagctgaagtttcggagaagaagacgattgaaattttttccccataagagcccatgttaaattttctgtaagttcccggatccagaagaagatcctgatcagcatgtgaccatcgacccacttcctatctctttaatggggaaatttttcaaagtggcaccaaatccagaatcagattcggatccaaataatttcactaaattttgttgacatcatcataaagaagctgtataccaagtttgaagtcggtTTGAAGTTTGAAGTTTGTAggttcggagaagaagacgattgaaagttttgtaacggatgacagacgacgacgacagacgccacatgacgacaatagcttacagcctatcagccggtaagctaaaaatctaAAATATGCAACCAGGAAAAATGTTTTGCATAATTCAATCCATGTTATATTTAACACAACATCACATTTGGTGCAAAGAAAATAGAGTTTTTTCAGTTCAAGTTTGGAGATCTGTTGTTAATTGAGAATCACTCTGTAATTTTGTGGACGTGACAGTAAAATGAGATCAGAtgtttatatttttacatttttcatatgTTTTTCACTTATTTACAACAAAAGAGCGTTTCATTTAAAGCCAAAGTTACAGTGAATGTGTTTTGACTCTGACAAAGCGAATGGAAAAGAGTAACTAAAACTTTTTAGCAGCCATGTGAACCTAAACAAACCAACACCACATTTGCCATGGAGTAAACTTTTCCACTCTGCTCCAGACCAAAGACAACAAAACATAGGTGTGACTCCACCCTCCATGATGAGATCATGTCGCTGCTGTAAACCAGCAGATGAAGGTGAGTCCATGTTTTCTGTGTAGCACCAGGTACAAACAAATAGTCATCAGGATACAGATGGGATGGGTGGGGCAGTTCTGGGGGTGGGGTTGAGGTCTCTGAACGGCTCTGACAGTCTCGGACCCTGGAGACGGGACAGCAGCGTCGTCCGGCGGATGCTGCTGTCTGAATCCAGATGAGTAAACTTGTTTTTCAGCCGGCTGCAACATGGCAGAATGCTGGCAAAGTCTGAGAGGAGGTGACCGCTGAAGATCATATAGATCCAGGGGTTACAGCAGCTGTTGAGGCTGGCCAACAGGGCGGAGAGTGTCACAGCGGTGTTCTCTGAATCTACAGGAAAATACACAGATGTAGATTTATGAAGCACACTCTGAGAAGCCTGTAACTAATTCCAGGTGTTTACTCTTTAACTACACGTAGCCATACAGTCGGCCTGAGCTACATGTAAAATGTTACCCTCACATCCAGAGTATGAGTTATTACTGAGTTATTATTTTCTACAggcgcggaaaaaattattagaccatcaaaagtcatcaaaaacatggttatgcaatcaagtactaactcctgtgtgtatcatgtgactaaaacagacagaaaagaaaacatggaatgtctaaaagcactgtttttggcagtacaatggcATAGCtatagatgtaagaactgaagtgattttggttattatcaagaaaacatggaaaatggttaaatatcagctctgaaattaaacccttatgagctatttttgttgttatcattgtatttgtccaaacaaatgtacctttagttgtacaaggcattaaaatgacaaagaaactgaagaatacaaggggtggtctaaggtACAGTCAGTcatgtttttggtggttttgcCCAGAATTTGCCCTAAAGCTTTACTGCAAAATATATTGTTcattaaatgtaaaatatgtacatgtttatgagaaaaaaaactttGTATATAATGAATAATGTGTAATATTAATCATTCTAACATCTTACTACACATGTGTCAGGGTGTGTTTACACtactctctgaatgctttttcattttttcctctaGTTTTGCTGTATTTTGCACGTTTTTGGGTGTGAACCTTTGGCCAGCAAGTGTTTATCTCCAGCCAATAACAGAGCTGCTCTCTGAATATGGGCGTGGCCAAAAAACTGTAGTGACTCCAGTTACATGGTCGTCTCCACCTTTCTGCTTTTATAACTTACTGCAGGTTtaagaagaaaacagaagaaaacagaaaacacacacacatagcttCTAAGCCAAACAGTGTGTGCCTTTGATAGATTCATTCAAAAGCTCCAGGCAAGGTCACAGAAAGTTGTGGGCACATTTACAACATAACTGCTGTGAAATAATCTAAAAAATACTCACTTATGCTATGTGCTCTGTTTTTACAGTCTACCTCATTTGTTGAGCTGAGAGGAATTTTTTACTTGAAAATTCccgaaatatatatatatatatatatatatatatatatatatatatatatatatatatatatatatatatatgtacacacacacacacatatatatatacataattgattcttattatatatatatatacatatacatatatatacatatatatatatatatatatatatatatatatacatatatatatatatatatatatatatatatatatatatatatatatatatatatatatacacacacacacatatatatatataaatgtgtgtatatatatatgtacacacacacacacatatatatatatatatatatatacattgattcttattatatatatatatatatatatatatatatatatatatatatatatatatatatatatatatatatatatatatataatttattcttattatatactgtataaatgtGATTCTTGTACTTACATTATATCAATAATGTTCCAATTAAGAAAAatgtatgattttatttatttcatttggttAGTCATCACTGGTGTCATATCCATTTCatgcttttttcctttttttttttttttttatacatgagGATGTTTCATAGAAAAAACTAATTTAATGTGACAGCATAGTTGAAAAAACTATGTGAATCGAACTTAGAGTATATTAATCTAATCTTTAAACTCCACAGATAAATACTCATTGATAAAGCTGAAAATCATCACTCCCATGATCCATAGCTTCACAATGTATGTTCTCAACATCAGATCCTACTACAAAATTATATACTTTGTGTTTAAAATGGAGGAACTCTACAACTTTATatgacacacacatttacacattgaCCTGAAGCGTGAGTGAAATCTAAGATGCTGTCAAAATGTGTCTCCTGATTGGACCAAACTCTATAAAAATAGATGTAGTGGGCACTTCAGAGGTCTGAAACCAGAATTCAGCCAAACTACTTTATGTTTAAACTTTACCTTTTCAAGACTTTAGATTAAATAACACAGCTCTGCCTTTGCTTCACCAATGTCTGCCATTTTTCATATCATCTTTAGTTTTAAGTCAGAAGAGAGTTTTTTGAATAGCACTTTCAGTTTTTGGATTTATCTGTGGGTGCTCATATATAAAACTACACGTACTCCTGAATATTTTTGTGCCAAGACAGACAAAAACTCAGTGTTCCCCTAAAAGTGAAGTACATTCTTATTAGGTGCAAAAGCCTCTGAAGGAAGCTCTGGGAACGTCATGAGTCAGTAAAACTCTACTTTGATGCTGTAATGAAATTCTTCAGGTGGGTGAGCAGCTGCTTCAGCctgactgacatttttttttacagacttttaagctgcaaagaaaaaaagttttatcCTAATTACATAATCACACTCCACTGACTGTTAGTGACTGTATTTAAAGAAATCAAATCACATCAAATCATCACAAATCTggtcttttcattttcatttgtttacttTAAATATGACCAAAATGCCACAAAGGCACATTTACAAATCGTTTCATTTATGTCCTAATTTCATTATGTTTATATTTGAGGCCTTTTTACAaatcaaaataattttttccaggaaAAATGTTTACTCCTGCGTTGAGAGAAGCCACATTAATGTCATCAACCCAGTTGTATAATTTTATTACTTAAACAAAAGAAACCGATTGCACatcaatttaattatttttattaggaCAGTAATTAATTTGTAACTAAAATGATCTAAATtgattctaaataaataaatagctgtGTAACTGACTATATCGGCTTAAATAAACTCCTGACCAGTCCAGGGGGTTCGGGTTTGGTGGGGTATTGCAGAAAATGATAACTTGCCAAGAGGGCCTTAATCCAATCATTTATCGTGAtcttttaaagattatttctaAATCCTTTTGCCTTTGATAGAAAGCCCTCAGTTAAACAGATGAACTGGCTAAGAATCGAACCGCAGCCGGTCCGGGGATTTGCGCCCATGAATGCGCACTCACTAATCTGAGTATTGTATCTCCTCACTGACATGCTTTTAATAATTGAACAGAGCTGACAGATCATGTGACTCACCGTCCCAGGAGAAGGTCTTGTCCCACACTGACCACATCTGCACGGTGAAGAAAGGCGTCCAGCACACTACGAACGCCACAACGATCACGAAAGTCATCTTCACCGTGCGTAATTTGGCACGGGAGATGGTGGTTACGCTGCTGACCGAGTTCCTGCCCAGGATCCCGGTCTGGGCAGCCTCTGCCGCTGCGCTGCCGCTCTTCCTCCGGGTTTTATACTTGAGGTTCCTCCAGATGGTGTGGCAGATGAAACCGTAGCAGAACACAAGTACGACCACTGGCACGAGAAAGATCCCGGCCGTGATCCAGGTGATGTACGCGCGTACGCCCCACGGTTCGATGAAGTGTCCCCAGCAGTCGTAGACGGCCGAGCCGGGGCGCACCTCACTGAGGGAGAAGATGAAGTACTGGGGGGTGCTGAGGACCAGGCTGCACGCCCAGGTAGCCCCGATCATGATGTAGGCGCGCTGTGTGGGCTGTTGGATAGTCTGCAGCGGGTGGCAAATGGCGATGTAGCGGTCCAgagtcatcatcaccatcatgtaGGTGGAGGCGAACATGCCCAGCACCTGCAGGTGCTTCACTATGCGGCACAGAAAGTCCGGCCCGTAGAAGCGAAAGGTGATCTCCCAGCAGAGTTGAGGCAGCACCTGAAAGAAGGCGACCACCAGGTCCGCCAGGCTCAGGTGCTTCATGAACAGGTGCATTCGCGACAGTTTCCTCCTGGTCTTGCTCATGGCCAGCAGCACACTCAAGTTCCCCACCACGGCCGCAAGAAAAGCCAGGCTCAGTACCGTGATTTCGATCTTTGCCACCTCCTCATTCCGTCCAAACGGGTCACTGTCGTTTCTTTTCGCGCTGATGTCCCCATCATTCGCGGCGGTGCCTGTCTCCAGCTGCTGGCTCAGGTTAAAGCCCTCCGAACTGTTTCTGCCCGTGATGTTGAAGAAGTGCTCCGAGGCGAAAGGCATGGTTGCCGGTTCTCCCCGGGGCGTACAGAGGTGGTTCCTGCCTGTGCGTAAACCTCACCACTGCGCACTGTGGCTGTGAAATCACCCTGGTGTTACTCCAACGTGCGCATGGAGACTGAACCAAAACCCAAAACTGACGAGTCCATCCGTGACGCACAACAACTCCTGTTGGAAGCCGAAGCCCTCTGCTGCAAACCCCCTTTTAAAGACTATTTCAGAGACCAGCCCCCTTGTGCCAACACTGACTACACACATAAACAAGACCCTACCCAGCACAGACACTTCCTCTCTCCTCCCACCCACAAAAACCTTGAAAACATAAGATAAAGTGGTGCATGTAGAGAGTGATCTCCGCTGTTtgtgaacagaaaaaaaagcacCTTCAAAAAAGCTGTTAAAGGTGAGGAACAATTGTGAGAATTCTGCTGGAATGGTGTCAAAGACTAACAATCTTCAACAAAGAAGGATTCATTTCAAAGTATTCTTCCTGTTCTTTTCAGCCATGTCTGCAGCATTTTATGGCACTTCTTTTCTTATGGTACTTCATTCTGTTATGGAGAACATTAAGTATATTTGGTTCAGACCCTGAGGTTGATTTTCTGAAACAGAACTATGTTTATTTTGTGAACCCCTGACTTTTGTTTATCTTGATTTTTTCTCCTACAGATATACTCTAAATATGACCCTACTAAAGGGCAGCAGACAACGCGATGTTAAATAATCATTTCCAAATGTATTTAATCATCATTCTGTGTGAATTAATATCTAATGCTGATTATTCCTCTCAGCCTCTGTTAAATAACACAAATAGCTTTCTCTCACATTGCTCAAGGCTGTGCTCCATGACTATTAGTGCCTTCTCATGTGGTTTTACCTGTTTTGGTCTCACATCCAGTTTAAATTTGTGTCCACAATGAATCTATATATTGTTCATTTGAGGCAGCCCATATGTAAACTACATGTCTTCAGATAAGGAGGGCTTTGTCAGCATTTAAGGGAAATCACAGCCTGTTGTTTGCAAAGATTCTGGAGGGCAAATTACTGCAGCTCTGATGTTTTGTGCGCTTCAGTAGATTTTCTGCCATAATGCAGAAAATCACTGCTAATGGTTATTTAGATGGaggaatcattttgttttgagATAAGGTGTCTGAACCATTTCTCAGTGTCATTAACTGAAAGCTCCTTCACATTGCAGAGCCTGTCCTGATAAATATATAAGCTTCACAATTTATTAAATTCCTTGATATAAATCTCTCATAATTAATCAATTCAAAGTTCTATTTATAAGATGAAAACTAACTTTTTCCAAAATCTAAACATATTCAGTTTAGAATTATAAACatctacaaaaaaaacacagaaggagGTTGTAAatacaagtttgtttgttttttttctaactttatataaTTGAAATTTAATTTGCCTATTATCATGAATTACCAACCCCTTACTGCCAAAATGTATTTatgattatataatatatatgtatacatatatatatatatatatatatatagatagatagatagatagatagatagatagatagatagatagatagatagatagatagatagatagatagatagatagatagatagatagatagatagatagatttgtgttgttgctttcaaaaagatgctaaattaagtggagatgaTTAGTATGAATATTACACATGACATAGACATAAACTATTACTCTAATATTAGACTATTAGACTAGTACCAGAGATGTAAATTATATTACTGATGTTGATAATGATCAGTTCcaccagtcaacaatccaaacaacacaaaaactatccaaacatcaCTAGAATCTCACAAAttgattatgttcattttagtaattttttatttttttttaatattagatGAGCAATTCTTCTTGCGACAGTAGTAAGGGTGAGTGTTTTATCTTGCTGACATGTTTCGACTACATCTGCAGTCATCCTCAGACAAAACATTTCAGCAAGGTAAAACACTCATTCTTACTGACTTTGTTGCACAGAAGAATTGCTAATCTAGAATGTCATGCATTTGACAATTACTGAAACAGGGCTGTGAAATTGATCCATGACCATCATGGATAAGCAGGAAacatatgtacattcacaaagagtATTGAGCAACACctcgataagataagataagataagataagataagataagataagataagataagataagataagataagataagataaatatactttattgatcccccaagggggaaattcaaatgtacagtgGCACAAGACAATATATatcaaatacaacagaaaaataaaaagataaaaaatatttaaaaaatttgcttaagtgactaaaaatgacaagaatattaataataacaagcaacaaCTGTGCAGTAAATGACATTGACAAGTGTGCGAGTGACATTGACAGTGGAATGACATTGGAATATTGAGGTGAATTCATCATAGTTGTCTACAAGGGGAAGATCGTGTCAACAACTCCAACtgttcagtaaaaaaaacaggGACACCCAGCTAAATCCTGGCTTTTTTGATTGTCAGTGACTCAAAACAGTTTATATGAGATTGTTTGGTCTGGTGTCTCTGCAGCATGATAACGGCCATCTGACCATATCTCTTTCCTGTAATCTCTTTATCTATACTCTGTGCTACTGTCAAACAGCTTAGAATGATAAGACATCTAACAATATTTGGTCTATGACAACATTAGCCCAAAGCCAAGATGTATAGGACTAAAGACGAAAGATTGTGATCTGACCAGCTTCACTGTTGAAGGCGCTGAATCTTTAATGACATGCATCACTGTGAGCCAATCGTATCGGTTCCCTGACATCACCAAGTACACTCTGAATGTTTACAACAGTTGGTCTTGTGGTTTCTCAGCTGTGATGGTAGAGATTAGTGTATGTTTGGTTAATTTTATCTTTGGTTAtgataaaatgaagaaaagagatataaaaatggatggatggatggatggatggatggattatcatAGAGGTTGTCTGATTGTTACAACATGAACAGTTTtcataaaatccttttttttgggGACACTGAACTTGTGGTTACACTGAAAGATTGAAATCTTGAATCTCTGATCAGAAAATAACTTACATAATAGCAGAGCTATACCTCTGGCATGTCGGACTGAAAGACATGGTCAAAAATCACCTGGGTTTTGCCTCTTTAGTGCTCTTTGCTTAAAGTGTGCCTGTACTAGTCATGCttacagcattaattgtgctttgtgcatgacttacaggggttggacaaaataatggaaacatctaacattgtggcatcatagaaggtgtttccattattttgtccaacccctgtataagtaagagaggtgcaaattcagttaaaaccagtggtaccaggcacaacaaaccccgcccctcacacgtattgtagcttattttgacatctgtccagctgatgtcatcatgtccatgcgaGTGCTGATGTaaacatatcaattacctctatatatgtgccaagtttgaagtaaattcaaacaaaattgatgtttttatagagatgtgaaatttcgcccattataagtaaatgggagaagaaaaaagattttaaaacttcattaaaaattgaactgtgacctacttttctcaaaatttaatcacatctattctgggttactggcaatctataaatccaatgtggtatgaattcaaataatagttttcctgctaatgtgttaacaaacaaacaaagaaactgaaccaaaatcaaTACCTCTTGATTCCTCTTCAGGGGGTGGgataaaaatcaccataaatgcaccacactggaccgtTTATTAAATGAATTACACACGTagacagaacctatggggagcagctatAGCCGGCCATAAGTGACGTACCTGTCGTTGATTCCAGGTAATGGAGTACGAGTAAACAAGTAGCACTCAGTGAGCAGATTAAGTGGAAAGTATATGTTTgcatttgttacctctgccaaggaggttatgttttcattggggtttatctgtttgtttgtttgtttgtttgtttgtttgtctcttagcaagataactcaaaaagttatggatggatttggatgaaattttcaggaaatgttgatactggcacaaggaacaaatgattaaattttggtggtgatcgaggggggggactgatctgccttggcggaggtcggcactctccgagtgcttttctggttgtttgtgcagctgtaagcttaGCCTTCTGACAGTATCCTAGAAACTCGACCCAGCACTGGCCCATAACatgtcattttatctcatctcatctcagcccaggtaatcggacaatacTACAAGCTTTCATCACTACTGGTGttggaacagcctgtgaaggaggcaacaCGTCACTGACCATGCCTGGCTGAAAGAACAGTGACTGTACTCACACGTACTCAACCTGCTATAATGAAAGTTACCGGATGGAACCATTAGT
This region of Sphaeramia orbicularis chromosome 12, fSphaOr1.1, whole genome shotgun sequence genomic DNA includes:
- the LOC115430830 gene encoding arg8-vasotocin receptor-like, yielding MPFASEHFFNITGRNSSEGFNLSQQLETGTAANDGDISAKRNDSDPFGRNEEVAKIEITVLSLAFLAAVVGNLSVLLAMSKTRRKLSRMHLFMKHLSLADLVVAFFQVLPQLCWEITFRFYGPDFLCRIVKHLQVLGMFASTYMMVMMTLDRYIAICHPLQTIQQPTQRAYIMIGATWACSLVLSTPQYFIFSLSEVRPGSAVYDCWGHFIEPWGVRAYITWITAGIFLVPVVVLVFCYGFICHTIWRNLKYKTRRKSGSAAAEAAQTGILGRNSVSSVTTISRAKLRTVKMTFVIVVAFVVCWTPFFTVQMWSVWDKTFSWDDSENTAVTLSALLASLNSCCNPWIYMIFSGHLLSDFASILPCCSRLKNKFTHLDSDSSIRRTTLLSRLQGPRLSEPFRDLNPTPRTAPPIPSVS